Proteins co-encoded in one Pseudomonas beijingensis genomic window:
- a CDS encoding dermonecrotic toxin domain-containing protein, whose product MTTLPTADTAAALAQRVRLQFASRPTFEQVAQRMLEQALKDKYPWLTLDLAKTQLATPDVVGRGWHFQPFMPQVLDYLASDTPMDFSPRGNLDYYLSDSIPRRLWSGNEKPDMKVIKKLLLELAWSLPIGLEDALTRYWSTDLDTSGQTGTNVTRWGWLSDVLRNTLNIRGLQQPGLSDPARAALDQIVRWPDRDLRFSRHNQAPVYAYSLETRITQGTSSTVLVGTEILLTWPTRSATELLLCSPGGPVQSFASIETFNEYWGERIAGEYIVDTVTCQRYEISGNVFEIQAAMLLEQQLADLKAVQLPSRIGLQDLKKLYNDLSDPARYLLDAPRLTPETSAQLEPLLPGWLQTASIADQTAFQRYSLTLASAKKRNQGQTFLSDTSDIRAFTANALLNRMTQTNDSSPDKVPSSHFQPDDVRLTFTVSAGYPGAVGISEERNMSLTDLAINNLVARPSGNLKLSHRLGLTLPAWITPDFITRKGGLIEQVDIGANYPRYLREKLLGSSPRAQWRQHMFAQQMPAQLALEALKQLLDNENGMTRKGLRLVEAVLQPAADAQQVDGSQVVMRHLAFLRKPQAQPDVVANQFIIEAQDITTGPHLLYRPLYAPALQEFATREALLQAITAAGDLQGSVLTWLSDAARPVYANGGFLEPHIVRFFPGDEFEQPEKPAPATLANDDSHDDLLQSLQKGQLMQYLYGCNAQALVTQADRASVSNSESRWAVLLEGGGLLFNTLLFPLLRGPAMTTVWLWNLMASARNDIPALISEDPVARELAAVDLLVNLALLVSQFPSSHIPAHAPVPESIKKHAMRPPAPRAIAEQWPAPSSPRIIEGSIALPGTHAETAARTLDLSFTSTHHRLTPEQRTRLQRLQVPHPASLPEPITYGPYKGLYVIGNKWHAEVKGMLYRVTPEEDGSATIVDPLDSTKKGPPLRVDTQGQWVLDLRLRLLGGAPPKRVAAQRRLNSQRCKELIEEMDQFIAQEPDRHKAMTVALQVLARLEEGPYTEAQRAPKRKVFYDLLQAQTEMYVHLVNSAPERASLGIAFAPEYLRGLLENVVRNARRASLITERDYTNIRATHPQYAEPNIEAAMTHDLPGYRRFLDTLTDVTDQWIHWLELKDDYLERLLNLDEAGAQAFERLTTEFPPGGIDATGTKSLQLSTLPVLAIKDLDSDLTESLSHIIEPLGEHMISHCKLRLYELLPSEQLEVLESLTERYGQSLDALQGIKTLYADDIDEAYFDRFIKVVESLYQDVSGKLAVEIKPEPKPRRRAPRRPKAAPGRPQKQVIRTRKSGVLIGDLKPAGTALPIEVVELRSETSDQVIATYSRHDDVWDVVDVRPPVPVPAPVPRTRSVKAIKTDARKLLDELAERLRRAESYKKYCRYPQEIEEIVNNEASRFSALHGELDRAFSAAQTSPTPADQALSKQLSDAVSSLRSKGSALRIELSLKLPPTDSNLRFLFEKQLIQIARLGERQALKGDRKDFLQEYAVNDRDGFPIWYAHFHYEKADTPKADYSVAHLKTKEQRREHYHSLLAKADSPYAVVNVHRGQLSKSLAQSKFLPLVP is encoded by the coding sequence ATGACCACCCTCCCCACGGCTGACACCGCCGCCGCATTGGCACAACGGGTCCGCCTGCAATTCGCCAGCCGCCCGACCTTCGAACAGGTCGCCCAACGCATGCTTGAGCAAGCCCTCAAGGACAAATACCCCTGGCTGACCCTCGACCTCGCCAAGACCCAATTGGCAACGCCGGACGTGGTCGGGCGCGGTTGGCACTTCCAACCGTTCATGCCTCAGGTCCTCGATTACCTGGCCTCGGACACCCCCATGGATTTCAGCCCACGGGGCAATCTGGATTACTACCTTTCCGACAGCATTCCCCGCCGCCTCTGGTCAGGCAACGAAAAACCGGACATGAAAGTCATCAAAAAATTGCTCCTTGAACTGGCCTGGAGCCTGCCGATCGGACTCGAAGATGCGCTAACCCGCTACTGGAGCACCGACCTCGACACCAGCGGCCAAACCGGTACGAACGTCACCCGCTGGGGCTGGCTCAGCGATGTGCTCAGGAACACGCTGAACATCCGCGGGCTGCAACAACCGGGCCTCAGCGATCCGGCACGTGCGGCCCTGGACCAGATCGTCCGCTGGCCGGACCGTGACCTGCGTTTCAGTCGCCACAATCAGGCGCCTGTGTACGCTTACAGCCTGGAAACCAGAATCACTCAAGGCACCTCCAGCACCGTGCTGGTCGGCACCGAGATCCTTTTGACCTGGCCCACTCGCAGCGCCACCGAACTTCTGTTGTGCAGCCCCGGTGGTCCCGTGCAGTCCTTTGCATCCATTGAAACCTTCAATGAATATTGGGGCGAACGGATCGCCGGCGAGTACATCGTCGACACCGTCACCTGCCAGCGCTACGAGATCAGCGGCAATGTCTTCGAGATTCAAGCGGCGATGCTGCTGGAACAGCAACTGGCCGACCTCAAGGCTGTACAACTGCCGTCTCGGATCGGTCTACAAGACTTGAAGAAGCTCTACAACGACTTGAGCGACCCGGCCCGCTACCTCCTCGACGCCCCACGTCTCACGCCTGAAACGTCGGCGCAACTCGAACCGCTATTGCCCGGATGGCTGCAAACAGCCTCCATCGCAGATCAGACCGCGTTCCAGCGCTACAGCCTGACCCTGGCCAGCGCGAAAAAACGCAACCAGGGCCAGACCTTTCTCAGTGACACCAGTGACATCAGGGCCTTTACCGCCAACGCCTTGCTCAACCGCATGACACAAACGAACGACAGCAGCCCGGACAAGGTGCCCTCCAGCCACTTCCAGCCCGACGATGTGCGCCTGACGTTCACTGTCTCGGCGGGTTATCCCGGGGCCGTCGGTATCAGCGAAGAGCGCAACATGAGCCTGACCGACCTGGCCATCAACAACCTCGTCGCCCGGCCAAGTGGGAACCTGAAGCTCAGCCATCGCCTGGGCCTGACGTTGCCGGCCTGGATCACGCCGGATTTCATTACCCGCAAAGGCGGGTTGATCGAACAGGTCGACATAGGCGCGAACTATCCTCGTTATCTGCGAGAAAAGTTGCTCGGCAGTTCGCCTCGGGCACAGTGGCGTCAACACATGTTTGCCCAGCAGATGCCGGCGCAGTTGGCGCTGGAGGCATTGAAACAGCTGCTCGACAACGAAAACGGCATGACCCGCAAAGGCCTGCGCCTGGTCGAAGCCGTCCTCCAACCCGCGGCAGACGCCCAGCAGGTCGACGGAAGTCAGGTGGTCATGCGGCACCTGGCGTTCCTGCGCAAACCCCAGGCCCAGCCCGATGTGGTGGCCAACCAGTTCATCATCGAGGCGCAAGACATCACCACCGGCCCGCACCTGCTGTATCGACCGCTGTACGCGCCTGCCCTACAGGAATTTGCGACCCGTGAGGCCCTGTTGCAGGCCATCACCGCTGCCGGGGACTTGCAGGGCAGCGTCCTGACCTGGCTGTCCGATGCCGCACGCCCGGTGTATGCCAATGGTGGTTTCCTGGAGCCACACATCGTGCGGTTTTTCCCGGGTGACGAGTTCGAGCAGCCTGAAAAGCCCGCCCCGGCGACCCTCGCCAACGACGACAGCCACGACGATCTGCTGCAATCGCTGCAAAAAGGCCAACTCATGCAGTACCTCTACGGCTGCAACGCCCAGGCCCTGGTCACCCAGGCCGACCGGGCCTCGGTCTCCAACAGCGAAAGCCGCTGGGCGGTGTTGCTCGAGGGCGGCGGCCTGTTGTTCAACACGCTGCTGTTTCCTTTGCTACGTGGCCCGGCCATGACCACCGTCTGGCTGTGGAACCTGATGGCCAGCGCCCGAAACGACATCCCGGCCCTGATCAGTGAAGATCCGGTGGCTCGGGAGCTGGCGGCCGTCGATTTGCTGGTCAACCTGGCGTTGCTGGTGAGCCAGTTCCCCTCTAGCCACATCCCTGCTCATGCCCCCGTACCCGAATCGATCAAGAAACACGCCATGCGCCCGCCAGCGCCACGCGCCATTGCCGAGCAATGGCCCGCGCCGTCCTCGCCGCGCATCATCGAGGGGAGCATTGCCTTGCCGGGCACCCACGCTGAAACCGCTGCCAGGACCTTGGACTTGAGCTTCACCAGCACCCACCATCGCTTGACGCCGGAACAACGCACCCGCCTGCAGCGCCTGCAAGTACCACACCCGGCTTCACTGCCCGAACCGATCACCTATGGGCCCTACAAGGGCCTGTACGTGATCGGCAACAAATGGCACGCCGAGGTTAAGGGCATGCTGTATCGAGTCACCCCGGAAGAGGACGGCAGCGCCACCATCGTCGACCCGCTCGACTCGACCAAAAAAGGTCCGCCGTTACGCGTCGATACCCAGGGCCAATGGGTCCTGGACCTGCGCCTGCGCCTGCTGGGAGGGGCGCCGCCCAAGCGCGTGGCTGCACAACGTCGTCTCAATAGCCAACGATGCAAGGAATTGATCGAGGAGATGGACCAGTTCATCGCGCAAGAGCCCGATCGACACAAAGCCATGACTGTTGCCCTCCAAGTGCTGGCAAGACTCGAGGAAGGGCCCTACACCGAGGCGCAGCGCGCACCGAAGCGCAAAGTGTTCTATGACCTGCTCCAGGCGCAGACCGAGATGTATGTGCACCTGGTGAACAGCGCGCCCGAACGCGCCAGCCTGGGTATCGCGTTTGCGCCCGAATACTTGCGCGGGCTACTGGAAAACGTGGTCAGAAATGCCCGCAGAGCTTCCCTGATCACAGAAAGAGACTATACGAACATCAGGGCCACCCATCCCCAATACGCGGAACCCAACATAGAGGCGGCCATGACCCATGACTTGCCGGGCTACAGAAGGTTCCTCGACACACTGACGGATGTCACCGATCAATGGATTCATTGGCTGGAACTCAAGGACGACTACCTGGAAAGGTTATTGAACCTGGATGAAGCCGGAGCCCAAGCGTTTGAACGCCTGACCACGGAGTTCCCACCAGGCGGGATAGATGCGACAGGCACCAAATCCTTGCAGCTCTCTACGCTTCCCGTACTGGCGATCAAGGACCTTGATTCCGACTTGACCGAGAGCCTGTCCCACATCATCGAGCCGCTGGGAGAACACATGATTTCTCATTGCAAGCTGCGGCTCTACGAGCTACTCCCTTCGGAACAACTGGAGGTACTGGAGAGCCTGACCGAACGCTATGGCCAATCCCTGGATGCCTTGCAGGGCATTAAAACCCTCTATGCCGACGATATCGACGAAGCCTATTTCGACAGGTTCATCAAGGTGGTCGAGAGTCTGTACCAAGACGTGTCAGGGAAACTGGCGGTTGAAATCAAACCCGAGCCAAAACCACGCAGGCGTGCGCCCAGGCGCCCCAAGGCAGCGCCCGGGCGCCCGCAGAAACAGGTGATCAGGACCCGCAAAAGCGGTGTTTTGATTGGTGACCTGAAACCGGCCGGCACGGCCTTGCCGATTGAAGTCGTCGAGCTGCGTTCCGAAACCAGTGACCAGGTGATCGCCACCTATTCGCGCCACGACGATGTCTGGGATGTCGTTGACGTGCGGCCTCCGGTGCCGGTACCCGCCCCCGTCCCCCGAACGAGGTCGGTCAAAGCCATCAAGACTGATGCGCGAAAGCTGCTGGACGAGTTGGCCGAACGTTTACGCCGCGCTGAAAGCTACAAGAAATATTGCCGCTACCCTCAGGAAATCGAGGAAATCGTGAACAATGAGGCGAGTCGATTCAGCGCGCTCCACGGAGAACTCGACCGAGCCTTCAGCGCAGCGCAAACCTCGCCTACGCCCGCGGACCAGGCACTGAGCAAACAACTGTCAGACGCTGTTTCCAGCCTGAGGAGCAAGGGCAGTGCCCTGCGCATCGAATTGAGCCTGAAATTGCCGCCCACCGATAGCAACCTTCGGTTCCTGTTCGAAAAACAACTGATACAAATCGCCCGACTCGGCGAACGTCAGGCCTTGAAAGGCGATCGCAAGGATTTTCTCCAGGAGTACGCCGTCAACGACCGTGACGGTTTTCCCATTTGGTATGCGCACTTTCACTACGAAAAGGCTGACACACCCAAAGCCGACTACAGCGTCGCGCACCTGAAAACCAAGGAGCAACGGCGGGAACACTACCACTCACTCCTCGCCAAGGCGGATAGCCCCTACGCAGTGGTGAACGTACATCGAGGACAGCTCAGCAAATCCTTGGCGCAAAGCAAGTTCCTGCCGCTGGTGCCCTGA
- a CDS encoding FadR/GntR family transcriptional regulator, translated as MDYRKPSDRKSMHARIVQELGMQIVSGRFKPDDKLPAEALLCEEYAVSRPVLREATRVLVAKGLVYSRPRVGTVVKARREWHMLDPDVLHWLMQSSPQNEFFNLLTSVRSIIEPAAAALAAQFADEADIAAIREAYQRMEAAPTPEAVLQPDLDFHSRIADATHNDLLANLCNMLSVAIAEALKHSNQRPNLHELAMPRHKAILTAIENRDALGARHATLVQLDDARSALNVVLGSDPA; from the coding sequence ATGGATTACCGCAAACCCTCCGACCGCAAAAGCATGCACGCGCGCATCGTCCAGGAACTGGGCATGCAGATCGTCTCCGGGCGTTTCAAACCGGACGATAAACTGCCCGCCGAAGCCCTGTTGTGCGAAGAGTATGCGGTCAGCCGCCCGGTGCTGCGCGAAGCCACGCGGGTGCTGGTCGCCAAAGGCCTGGTGTATTCGCGTCCGCGCGTGGGCACGGTGGTCAAGGCCCGGCGGGAATGGCACATGCTCGACCCGGATGTGCTGCATTGGCTGATGCAGAGCAGCCCGCAGAATGAATTCTTCAACCTGCTGACCAGTGTGCGCAGCATCATCGAGCCAGCCGCCGCCGCCCTCGCCGCCCAGTTCGCCGACGAAGCCGACATCGCCGCCATCCGTGAAGCCTACCAACGCATGGAGGCAGCCCCGACCCCCGAGGCCGTGCTGCAACCGGACCTGGACTTCCACAGCCGCATCGCCGACGCCACCCACAACGACCTGCTCGCCAACCTCTGCAACATGTTGTCGGTGGCCATCGCCGAAGCGCTCAAGCACTCCAACCAGCGGCCCAACCTGCATGAGCTGGCGATGCCGCGACACAAGGCGATCCTCACCGCCATCGAGAACCGCGACGCCCTCGGCGCCCGCCATGCCACGCTGGTGCAGCTGGACGATGCCCGCAGCGCGCTGAATGTGGTGCTGGGCAGCGATCCCGCCTGA
- a CDS encoding IlvD/Edd family dehydratase, whose translation MSDKKPSLRSAQWFGTADKNGFMYRSWMKNQGIADHQFHGKPIIGICNTWSELTPCNAHFRQIAEHVKRGVIEAGGFPVEFPVFSNGESNLRPTAMLTRNLASMDVEEAIRGNPIDGVVLLTGCDKTTPALVMGAASCDVPAIVVTGGPMLNGKHKGQDIGSGTVVWQLSEQVKAGTITIDDFLAAEGGMSRSAGTCNTMGTASTMACMAEALGTSLPHNAAIPAVDARRYVLAHMSGMRAVEMVREDLKLSKILTKEAFENAIRVNAAIGGSTNAVIHLKAIAGRIGVQLDLHDWTRIGRGMPTIVDLQPSGRFLMEEFYYAGGLPAVLRRLGEANLIPHPNALTVNGKSLGENTKDAPIYGQDEVIRTLDNPIRADGGICVLRGNLAPLGAVLKPSAATAELMQHRGRAVVFENFDEYKARINDPELDVDASSILVMKNCGPKGYPGMAEVGNMGLPAKLLAQGVTDMVRISDARMSGTAYGTVVLHVAPEAAAGGPLAAVKEGDWIELDCASGRLHLDIPDAELAARLADLVPPQQLLVGGYRQLYIDHVLQADQGCDFDFLVGCRGAEVPRHSH comes from the coding sequence ATGTCTGATAAGAAACCCTCCCTGCGCTCGGCCCAATGGTTTGGCACCGCCGACAAAAACGGCTTCATGTACCGCAGCTGGATGAAAAATCAGGGCATCGCCGACCATCAGTTCCACGGCAAGCCGATCATCGGCATCTGCAACACCTGGTCGGAGCTGACGCCGTGCAACGCGCACTTCCGGCAGATCGCCGAGCACGTCAAGCGCGGCGTGATCGAAGCCGGGGGCTTCCCCGTGGAATTCCCGGTGTTCTCCAACGGCGAATCGAACCTGCGTCCCACCGCTATGCTGACCCGCAACCTGGCGAGCATGGACGTGGAAGAGGCGATTCGCGGCAACCCGATTGACGGCGTCGTGCTGCTCACCGGTTGCGACAAGACCACCCCGGCGTTGGTGATGGGCGCCGCCAGTTGCGACGTCCCGGCCATCGTCGTCACCGGCGGGCCGATGCTCAACGGCAAGCATAAGGGCCAGGACATTGGCTCGGGCACCGTGGTCTGGCAATTGAGCGAACAGGTCAAGGCCGGCACGATCACCATCGATGATTTCCTCGCGGCCGAGGGCGGCATGTCCCGCTCGGCGGGCACCTGCAATACCATGGGCACGGCCTCGACCATGGCCTGCATGGCCGAAGCCCTCGGTACCTCCCTGCCCCACAACGCGGCGATTCCGGCCGTGGACGCACGGCGTTATGTGCTGGCCCATATGTCCGGCATGCGCGCCGTGGAAATGGTCCGTGAAGATCTGAAACTGTCGAAGATCCTGACCAAGGAAGCCTTCGAAAACGCCATTCGCGTCAACGCGGCCATCGGCGGCTCGACCAACGCGGTGATCCACCTCAAGGCCATTGCCGGACGCATCGGCGTGCAACTGGACCTGCACGACTGGACCCGCATCGGTCGCGGCATGCCGACCATCGTCGACCTGCAGCCGTCCGGGCGCTTCCTGATGGAAGAGTTCTACTACGCCGGCGGCCTGCCCGCCGTGCTGCGGCGTCTGGGCGAAGCCAACCTGATTCCCCATCCGAACGCCTTGACCGTCAATGGCAAGAGCCTCGGCGAAAACACCAAGGACGCACCGATCTACGGCCAGGACGAAGTCATCCGCACCCTGGACAATCCGATCCGCGCCGACGGTGGTATCTGCGTGTTGCGCGGTAACCTGGCGCCACTGGGCGCGGTGCTCAAGCCGTCCGCCGCCACCGCCGAACTGATGCAGCATCGCGGTCGCGCGGTGGTGTTCGAGAACTTCGACGAGTACAAGGCACGGATCAATGACCCGGAACTGGACGTGGACGCCAGCTCGATCCTGGTGATGAAGAACTGCGGGCCGAAGGGTTATCCAGGCATGGCCGAAGTCGGCAACATGGGCTTGCCGGCCAAGCTGCTGGCCCAGGGCGTGACGGACATGGTGCGGATTTCCGACGCACGCATGAGCGGCACCGCCTACGGCACAGTGGTGCTGCACGTGGCACCGGAAGCCGCCGCTGGCGGCCCCCTGGCGGCGGTGAAGGAAGGCGACTGGATCGAACTCGATTGCGCCAGCGGCCGCCTGCATCTGGACATCCCGGACGCTGAACTCGCCGCGCGCCTGGCCGACCTCGTGCCACCGCAGCAACTGCTCGTGGGGGGCTATCGCCAGCTGTACATCGACCACGTCCTGCAAGCGGACCAGGGCTGTGACTTCGACTTCCTGGTCGGCTGCCGCGGCGCCGAGGTGCCACGCCACTCCCACTGA